The sequence below is a genomic window from Lentimicrobium saccharophilum.
GAACATACATCCGGAATGATTCACTCCAGGAGAGCCTTCGGCCATGGGAAATATGAATTCCGGTGCCGCCTGCCCGAAGGCAACGGATTCTGGCCGGCTTTATGGACCTTCGGGCAGATTTCGGCCGAAATTGACCTGATGGAAGCCGGCATGCAGCATCCCAAAAGGTTTCATACCTCCGTGCATAACTGGCAGATAAAAAAAATGGCCCACAAACGGCACCGGCTGAAGACCAGCTTATCTGACAATTTTCATGTCTTCACCCTGGAATGGGAACCAAACATCATCCGGTTTTATATCGATAGTGCCGAAGTATGGCAGCTCCATCGCTTCACCAACCGGAGGGGGAAAAACCTCAGAAAATGTCCGGTCCGCCCGGGCAGGTACCGCACCCAACCCGTTTTTCCGCCCGCAGACGAAAAGCTTTACATCATTGTCGGATTGGGCATAGGCACTGAAAAAACTCCTTTTACAAAATTACCGGGGCCTGAAACCGTCTTTCCCAACCAGATGGAAGTTGATTATTTCAGGTATTATATCAGGAGGAATCATCGATGATCCAAGAAGCTTCGTTTTTATCCTGAAAAAATGTTTGCAAAGCCCTGACCGGAATAACCTGCATACTCAAATAATATAAACCTCCGCTGATAAGACTGATCATTCTTAAAATTCTTCTCCTTATCTTTACCCGGAAATATAAATGCGCCCATTGCAACGCTCTGAATTCCATGCGTTCCTCATCCGGTGCCGGCTATGTATAATAGTCATTTCGTTGCTTTTTATTCACCGCAGTGTACTCCCCCAGCAACCCGCTGAAAACCTCTTCGTTGATGCTTACGGTATAGAAAACGGCTTGCGGCAAAGCATGGTAAGTCAGATACTTCAGGACAGCAGGGGCCTGTTGTGGATGGTTACGGGCGACGGGCTGCACTGTTTCAATGGCCGGGAGTTCAGGGTATTCAGGATACCGTACAACGGTACATACAGTAATGCCGACAATATGATGCGTAAGATCATTGAAACGGAACCAGGCATTTTCATGATATCAACAGCATCATCCATTCTGAGGTTTAATGCTTTTACAGGCAAGTTTGACCTGATAAACAGGGAGCCCTCAGTCTACCATCATCTCCTCGATGTTCTCATTGACGGCAAACCACTGGTCTGGGTATACAGCAAGGGACTGAGCATAGCCGGTGACAGCCTGCAATCACTGATCCTGAATCCGGCCGGGGAGAAGAAAATTCCGGAAGACTTCGTCCCGGTTCAGGCATTGCCCCTGGGCAGAGAGTCCTTCGCAGTAATAGGAAACAATGGGATTATGATCGCCGGCAGATCAGGAAACACTTCCGGTTACACTTACAATTATAAATGGACAGATGCCGGAGAATGCACCGCAATGGCAGCCGACAGATCAGGAAATATTTACATTGCAAAAGGAACCAGCCTTTACCTTCTGCGGGAAGATTCCTCCTGGTTGAGAATTGCCGATGTCGGAATGCATATCAACCCGGACCTGAAAATTGACCACCAGGGCAGTTTCTGGTTCTCCGATCTGACAACAAAGATGCATTACCGGCTCAGCGGCAAAAAACTCACAAAAATTGAATTTGTTGAAATAGCAGGTAAATATTACGATACCTTAAAGCCCAGTGTGAAGCATATTTATGAAGATAAAATGCATAACCTCTGGTTTGGAACAGATGGGAATGGATTGCTAAGGTACAGCCCGGATAAAGTAATATTTGAAAAATACGCTGTTGGATTTACCCGTTGTCTTGAAGCGCTGGATGGACATATTTTTGCCGGGACCTTCAACAAAGGATTATGGAAACTTTCAGATGACCTTAGCCGGGCTGAACGCGTAAATCCGGCGCTCTTCGGGAATAACACCTATATCCTTGACCTGAAAAGTGATAACAGGGGCAGATTGTGGATTGCCACGCGGGAAGGGCTTTATGTCATTAACCGTGCCGGAAGATGCATTTATACATTCGCTACAAACTCAATTACTGCAACCTTCCTGGAACCATCCGGAAATTTGGTATTCTTGCAGTGCGATGCTTCAGTCTATAAATTCCGCGCTGATTCCGACCCGGCCCTGATTGGGGAGTCAGTAAACAATTCGGTCAACTCATTATTATATTATGCTGGAAAACAATGGGATGGAACTCCGCTGGGACTGTTTATCAAGCCGCAGGATAAAGATAAGAATATGATTATCTGGAATGAAAAGGACAGTGCAGTTTTGCAATACGAAATTTATCAGTTATTGCCGTTAAAGGAGGAGGTCTGGGCGGCCACCGGCAACGGGATCAGTATTTTTTCAGCGGAAGGTAAGCTTATAAATCCCTATTCATCGCTCGCGTCGCTTACCGGCGAAGTCGTTTATGCAATTCTGCCGGACAACTTCGGGAGAGTCTGGTTTTCAGGGATGAATGGCATCGGGTGCATAAGCAGAGACAGGAAAAGGGTCATCCGGTTCACGATGAGAAATAACTTACAATCGCTTGAATTTAACCACAACGCCGCCCTGTTGGGGCCGGGAGGCAGAATATGCTTCGGAGGCATCAATGGTCTTAATTGCATTGATCCTTCCCGGGTAAAGACTGAAAGGGAGTTGCCCCGGATTCATCTTTTCAACCTGTATGTATCCGATACAATATTTTCAAAGGGTATTCCCCCTGACGGTATAAGCCTGTCGCTCAGCCGCGAAGCCGCACACCTGCACGGCAGCGTATATACATCGGGGTATGGCGACGCTCATGAACAAGGTTTTTCTTTTTTACTTGAAGGATACGAAAAGGAATGGAATACGCCGGTTGCTTCCCCGGCCTTCGCATACCGCAACCTGCCTCCGGGCGAATACCGCCTTTTAGTCAGGTACACCGATCCATTCCTGAACACCGGGACTCCCATACCATTGCTGACAGTGAAAGTTGTACCTGCTTTCTGGCAGACCCTGTGGTTTGCAGCACTGTTAACCATCGCGATTATTGCCATAACCGTTTTCATCGTCAAAAAAATTCAGCACTTCAGATATATAAACCGGATAAAAGCACTGGAGCAGGAACACGCTATTGAAAAGGAACGCCTTCGCATTTCAAAAGACATGCACGATGAAGTCGGGGCCAGCCTTACCCGGATTTCCATACTGAGCGAAATTGCCAAAAGCCGGCAACAGGAGCCTGATAAAACGCAGAAAGTTATTGAGCAGATATCTGAAATTGCAGGCAATGTGGTGGATGAGCTGAGCGAAATTATCTGGGCCATGAATCCGAAAAACGACAGCCTTGACAACTTTGCAGCTTATGTCAGGAGATATGCTTCTACCTATCTTGAGGCTTCCACGGTCGATGTAAAATTTCACTTTCCTGATACGGTCCCCAGCCTTCCCATGTCGGCCGAGTTGCGCCGGAATTTGTTTCTTGTAATCAAAGAGGCTTTGCATAATGTGATCAAGCATTCAGGGGCATCGAAGGTGATGATTGAATTACAGATTGAAAAAAAATGCCTGAGTATAAACCTGAAAGACAACGGGCGGGGCTTTGACGGAAAATTACTTCCCGGAACCGGGAATGGCCTGCACAATATGCGCCGCAGGATGGAAGATTGCGGAGGTACCTTCAGGATCATTTCAGCTAATGGACAGGGCACTGAAATCATTACATCAGTTGATCTCTGAACAATGACATTTCACATCAAAGGGTGATGTTTTCCGAAATCCGAAAATGTACTTTTGTGAACAATAAATAAGAAAACCATGCCGGGAACCATCAATATCATCATCGTGGAAGACGATGAAGCCGTACGCGAGGGGCTGCGAATGCTCATCAACGGGTCTGAAGGTTACCATTGTCAGGCTGCCTGCGCTTCGGCCGAAGAAGCCCTTCAGGCAATTCCCGAATGCATGCCCGATGTGGTGCTGATGGATATCAACCTGCCGGGCATGAACGGCATCGAATGCGTAATCTGCATTAAAAATGCCTGGCCTGCCATACAGGTCATGATGCTGACCGTTTTCGACAATACCGATGAAATATTTAAATCGCTGGCTGCCGGAGCAACCGGCTATATGCTCAAAAAAACGCCCCCTGCAAAACTGCTTGAAGCCATCACAGAGTTGGTAAACGGAGGCTCGCCCATGAGCGGTGAAATTGCCCGCAAGGTTGTGCAAACCTTTGCCCGGCCGGCCAGACATCAACTGCCGGAATCCATCCTCACAGCCAGGGAAGAGGAAATTCTGTCCTATCTTTCCAAAGGCTTTCTGTACAAGGAAATCGCTGCGGAACTTTTTATAAGCATCGAAACCGTACGCACACACATCCGAAAAATCTACCAGAAACTGCAGGTCAGGACCCGGACCGAAGCATTGATAAGATGCATGAAGACTTAAATTCAAATACTTGAATTAGCTGCAACAAATCCGGTTTCTGTTGGCCCGGATCAGGGTTTCTGATGTGGATATCCTCCGCAATTGCCCATATCTGTTATGCTGCAAGGCAACCCACTGCCCTTTCGCGGATTCCGGCATCCTGTTTAAAATCAGCTTCCTGAATCCTGATATCAAAAATCACATCAAAGGGTGATTGACATGACTGCTTTCGGAAGCGAAATTTGCCTTTATCAGGTAAAACAATTAACCCCCGGAGGCAATTATGAAAAAAACACTACACATTCTTTTTGGAATTCTTATTCTTTCAGCATTGCGCACAGAAGCGCAGATTACCATCACCCATAACGATCTCCCGACAATCGGAACACAGATTATCAGGGCTGTTGATAATGTAACACAGGTTGACCCGGGAAATCCGGGCTTGAACCAGGTCTGGGATTTCACCAACCTTATTCCCCTGACCCACGACACCACCCTGTATCTTCCCGTACAGGGACTACCCAACTACCAGGCATACCCTGACGCAAATGCAGCGATCAGCCACCGCAACGGCAATATGATGCCTTATTATGATTATGAATATATTCAATACGATGATGATGGCATCAGATATGTCGGAGATGAAGACTTCCTGACCATTTTCGGAACATTTACCATGTCTGTACATATATCGTGCAACCCGGCGCCCCTGAGCCTGCCTCTGCCTTTTACCTATGGGCAGACCCTTAACCAGTCGACAACCTATGATTGGTTGCTGGCTTCACACAGTGACGGGGCATTGCTCGATTCCATCAGACAGATCAGCCATATGGATATTACATTGCACGGAGATGCCTCAGGGATTATGTCAACACCTTTTGGCACTTTTCAGGCGCTCAGGGTAAAAGAGGACATTATTTCACTCGATTCCATCTATAACTGGGAAAACGGCTGGGTTTTCGATCGGGTTGAAACCAATACGTACACGGTTTACCGCTGGTATGCCAATGATTATTACGAAGTAGGGGAACTCAATCTGAACCCCGGAAAGGCAAATGGCTTCAGTTTCTTCAGATCGGAAACCATCGTTAACACCAACCATGCTGAAAAAACAATGGACAGGATTTTCCCGAATCCTGCAACAGATATGCTCTCGGTTGAATCGGCAGTTGATTATGTCTCTTTCGAAATCATTGACCCGGAAGGCCGTATAATAGACCGTGGCCCATTTGTACCGGCAATCAGTACAGCGGATTTAACTCCCGGCTTTTACCTCCTCAGGCTGAAATCAGACCATGGAAGCAGTTGCATCAAATTCATCAAACAATAAAGCGGATATTCAACCAACTATAAAAAAACCTGTTTATGAGAAATCTCATCTTCAGACTGATTGTATTTACACTGATACCAGTAATTGCCTGCACCTCAGCACCGGAAACGGCAGAAATCCCTGAAAGTACTGATGGTCTCTGCCAGCTATGGATTGATGCCTGGAATGCAAGGGATGCGGTGGCCATTGAAGCATGCTTTGCCAATGATGCTTTGTTGATCACGGACACTGTATATTCCGGAATTGATGCAATCAGGTCCGGATTTATTGAAAGAGCGACCCCTTACTTTCAGAATCTGACCTGCAGCAAACTGTATGAATCAATCAGCGGGTCTATGGCATACCATGCAGGTAAATACGATCATGAATGGATCGTAAACGACTCAACCGTTGAAAAAGCAAGCGGCTACTACACCATGGTATGGAAAAAATCAGATGATAATACGTGGAAACTTGCTGTTTTTCAGACCAACTGAAATATAATCAGTATATCCGATTCACATTTAAACATTGAATCAGCAGCCGGTGCAGTGATCATGTGCCGGCTGCTGCTTTGAATTTATATTCAGCGCTTCCCGGGAAAAATGCATCCCGACTTACAAAAAAGGTTAACTTTGAATTGAATTTACCCGCTCTGACCATTTACTCTTAGGTCAGAAAAATTATCCTTTGAAAATAGCAGGCCCTGCATATTCAACAACTGCCTGAAGTGCCGGAAACAATGCTTTTCCCCGGGGTCTGGCAAAATAACGGACTATGAAGCAAAACCACCTGCCTGTCAATCTGAATCTTAACGTCAGGGGGCTTGAAACCTCTGCCACCCTCAGGATCAATGAAATAAGCAACCGTCTGATCAGCGAAGGAAAGCGGGTTTACAAATTCGGGTTAGGGCAATCCCCTTTCCCGGTTCCGGAATCCGTGGTTGAAGCCCTGCGGCAGAATGCCCATCAAAAAGATTACCTTCCGGTGAAGGGCTTGTATGAACTTCGCAAAGCGGTGGCGGGATTTAACTACCGGCATCAGGGAATTGCTACGGATCCGGAAGATATATTGATAGGCCCGGGATCAAAAGAACTGATTTTCCTGCTTCAGCTGGTTTATTACGGTGATCTGCTTATTCCGACCCCCAGCTGGGTTTCTTATTCTCCACAGGCCCGCATCATTGGCCGGCATGTACATTGGATTCCTGCATCGCCCGGCAACAACTGGCGGATGAGCCCGGAATTGCTCGACATGGTTTGCCGCGACGATCCGGACCGGCCACGGGTTGTCATCCTCAATTACCCTTCAAACCCGACCGGAAATACATACCCTGTTGAAAGGCTGAAACTCCTTGCCCAGGTAGCCAGAAAATACAAGGTGATCCTGATCTCGGATGAAATCTACGGAATGATCCATCACAACGGACAGCATGTTTCCATAGCTCGTTATTACCCCGAAGGAACCATTATCAGCAGCGGGCTCAGCAAGTGGTGCGGGGCCGGAGGCTGGCGGCTGGGAACCTTTTCATTTCCGCCAAACCTGCGCTGGTTGCTCGACGCAATGTCGTCAGCGGCAAGCGAAACTTTTACCTCTACCAGTGCACCCATTCAATTTGCTGCTGTAACAGCATTTAATGGTAACCCCGAAATTGATGAGTACCTCAGGCAAAGCCGCAGAATTCTGAAAGCACTGGCAAAATACATGACAGAATCCTTTGAAGCCACAAACATAAAAGTTCCGCAAGCCGACGGCGGTTTTTACCTTTTCCCCGATTTCAGCCATTACCGCGAAAAAATGAAACTGAGGGGAATTTTTACCAGCAATGAAATGTGCAATGCGATCCTGAAGGATACAGGGGTCGCTATGCTCCCCGGCAGCGAATTCGGGCTGGCACCGGGCGAACTTGTCAGCAGAATGGCTTATGTGGATTTTAACGGCGCTGAAGCACTGAACGCGGCAGCCGTCGAATGGGGCGAAAAAAAACTGAACGGAACTTTCGTGCATGCGTGTTGCCCGCATATTGCCGAAGGAACTGATCAGTTGATCCGCTGGCTTCAGTCGCTGTAATTCACTCAATGAGGGCCTATTCCGGATCATGAATGGTTATCCCCATCCGCTGCATCAGGAAAGTGGCATTCATATTACGGGCTATGCCGGGCTTCAGTTTATAATCAAAATGCAGCGCTTCGCCGTCAATCACCGCTTCGAAACTGTTGTTGACAATGCGCTCCGGGAATGCTTCGGCCAGCCTTCCCAGTTCAAGGTCATGGGTGGCGATAAAACCTGATGCTTCCATCCCGATCAGTTGCCTGAGCAAGGCTTTTGAACCAGCCTGTTTATCCGCTGAATTGGTCCCTTTAAGGATCTCATCCAGCAAAATGTACAGCGTTTCTCCGGCATTCAACCTGTCGATAAGTTCCTTCAGCCTGAGCAATTCTGCAAAAAAGTAGGACTGGCTTGCACTCAGCGAATCAGTGGTCCGGAGGCTGGTATAAATTCCTGCAGGATAAAAGGTGAAGGAACGGGCACACACCGGGCTGCCGCACATGGCCAGCACCAGGTTCACCCCGATGGTACGGAGGTAGGTACTTTTCCCGGCCATATTGGCGCCGGTTATGATGTTGAAATGCCCTTTCCCAGGAAGTAAAATATCGTTGTTTACCCTGCCGGCAGCTTCAATCAGCGGATGGCCTGCCTCTTCGGCGCTGAGCATTAAACTTCCGGAAGCTGTTTCAGGAAAAATATAAGCGGGGTTGCAGTATGCAAAAGCCGCGATGCTTGTAATGGCTTCGGTTTCAGCCAGTGCACCGAACCAGACGGGTATCGGTATCCTGTTCGCGCGCTGCCATTCCTCCAGTCTTCTTATCTGCCGGATATCCCATAAAAGAAGCACATTCAGCACAAAACCGGCCAGAAAATTCAGGCGGGTATCGAGGGAGGAAGT
It includes:
- a CDS encoding glycoside hydrolase family 16 protein, with the translated sequence MRKSLNITVLAAMLTQTAFAQHDTILNQPVPCPEGEWELAFSDEFEGDRLNTSDWITWYPYTDDGSDQCAFCRTHGNEGQVFLDENVVVSGGLLKIIAKKEKAVWMGEEREHTSGMIHSRRAFGHGKYEFRCRLPEGNGFWPALWTFGQISAEIDLMEAGMQHPKRFHTSVHNWQIKKMAHKRHRLKTSLSDNFHVFTLEWEPNIIRFYIDSAEVWQLHRFTNRRGKNLRKCPVRPGRYRTQPVFPPADEKLYIIVGLGIGTEKTPFTKLPGPETVFPNQMEVDYFRYYIRRNHR
- a CDS encoding sensor histidine kinase; this translates as MLFIHRSVLPQQPAENLFVDAYGIENGLRQSMVSQILQDSRGLLWMVTGDGLHCFNGREFRVFRIPYNGTYSNADNMMRKIIETEPGIFMISTASSILRFNAFTGKFDLINREPSVYHHLLDVLIDGKPLVWVYSKGLSIAGDSLQSLILNPAGEKKIPEDFVPVQALPLGRESFAVIGNNGIMIAGRSGNTSGYTYNYKWTDAGECTAMAADRSGNIYIAKGTSLYLLREDSSWLRIADVGMHINPDLKIDHQGSFWFSDLTTKMHYRLSGKKLTKIEFVEIAGKYYDTLKPSVKHIYEDKMHNLWFGTDGNGLLRYSPDKVIFEKYAVGFTRCLEALDGHIFAGTFNKGLWKLSDDLSRAERVNPALFGNNTYILDLKSDNRGRLWIATREGLYVINRAGRCIYTFATNSITATFLEPSGNLVFLQCDASVYKFRADSDPALIGESVNNSVNSLLYYAGKQWDGTPLGLFIKPQDKDKNMIIWNEKDSAVLQYEIYQLLPLKEEVWAATGNGISIFSAEGKLINPYSSLASLTGEVVYAILPDNFGRVWFSGMNGIGCISRDRKRVIRFTMRNNLQSLEFNHNAALLGPGGRICFGGINGLNCIDPSRVKTERELPRIHLFNLYVSDTIFSKGIPPDGISLSLSREAAHLHGSVYTSGYGDAHEQGFSFLLEGYEKEWNTPVASPAFAYRNLPPGEYRLLVRYTDPFLNTGTPIPLLTVKVVPAFWQTLWFAALLTIAIIAITVFIVKKIQHFRYINRIKALEQEHAIEKERLRISKDMHDEVGASLTRISILSEIAKSRQQEPDKTQKVIEQISEIAGNVVDELSEIIWAMNPKNDSLDNFAAYVRRYASTYLEASTVDVKFHFPDTVPSLPMSAELRRNLFLVIKEALHNVIKHSGASKVMIELQIEKKCLSINLKDNGRGFDGKLLPGTGNGLHNMRRRMEDCGGTFRIISANGQGTEIITSVDL
- a CDS encoding response regulator transcription factor, whose product is MPGTINIIIVEDDEAVREGLRMLINGSEGYHCQAACASAEEALQAIPECMPDVVLMDINLPGMNGIECVICIKNAWPAIQVMMLTVFDNTDEIFKSLAAGATGYMLKKTPPAKLLEAITELVNGGSPMSGEIARKVVQTFARPARHQLPESILTAREEEILSYLSKGFLYKEIAAELFISIETVRTHIRKIYQKLQVRTRTEALIRCMKT
- a CDS encoding T9SS type A sorting domain-containing protein, producing the protein MKKTLHILFGILILSALRTEAQITITHNDLPTIGTQIIRAVDNVTQVDPGNPGLNQVWDFTNLIPLTHDTTLYLPVQGLPNYQAYPDANAAISHRNGNMMPYYDYEYIQYDDDGIRYVGDEDFLTIFGTFTMSVHISCNPAPLSLPLPFTYGQTLNQSTTYDWLLASHSDGALLDSIRQISHMDITLHGDASGIMSTPFGTFQALRVKEDIISLDSIYNWENGWVFDRVETNTYTVYRWYANDYYEVGELNLNPGKANGFSFFRSETIVNTNHAEKTMDRIFPNPATDMLSVESAVDYVSFEIIDPEGRIIDRGPFVPAISTADLTPGFYLLRLKSDHGSSCIKFIKQ
- a CDS encoding YybH family protein produces the protein MRNLIFRLIVFTLIPVIACTSAPETAEIPESTDGLCQLWIDAWNARDAVAIEACFANDALLITDTVYSGIDAIRSGFIERATPYFQNLTCSKLYESISGSMAYHAGKYDHEWIVNDSTVEKASGYYTMVWKKSDDNTWKLAVFQTN
- a CDS encoding pyridoxal phosphate-dependent aminotransferase; this encodes MKQNHLPVNLNLNVRGLETSATLRINEISNRLISEGKRVYKFGLGQSPFPVPESVVEALRQNAHQKDYLPVKGLYELRKAVAGFNYRHQGIATDPEDILIGPGSKELIFLLQLVYYGDLLIPTPSWVSYSPQARIIGRHVHWIPASPGNNWRMSPELLDMVCRDDPDRPRVVILNYPSNPTGNTYPVERLKLLAQVARKYKVILISDEIYGMIHHNGQHVSIARYYPEGTIISSGLSKWCGAGGWRLGTFSFPPNLRWLLDAMSSAASETFTSTSAPIQFAAVTAFNGNPEIDEYLRQSRRILKALAKYMTESFEATNIKVPQADGGFYLFPDFSHYREKMKLRGIFTSNEMCNAILKDTGVAMLPGSEFGLAPGELVSRMAYVDFNGAEALNAAAVEWGEKKLNGTFVHACCPHIAEGTDQLIRWLQSL